The Mesoplasma tabanidae sequence TAAATTAGCATCAACAGGATACTTACTTTTGTTTTCTTCTAGGAATTTATCAATTAAATTTCCTGAAGTATCGATTCTAATTGCTCACAATTTTTCTTTAAAATAGTTTGCAACCTTAACAGCATCTCTAACACAATCATTGTTATAGTCGATAAGAGCTAATAAATTGCTTTCGGGGAAATTTCTATAAAAAGCTTCAGTTGCTTTTATTATATCTCCATCAAAAGCTTGAATAAGCGCATGTGGCATGGTTCCTGATGGTTTAGGTATTGTATTATCATCAATTAATTCCAATGAGGCTTCAGTTACAAAAAGTTTTATTCCTCCAACTCATGATGAATATCCATCATTTGCTAATGTTAGATATGAGTCAGCACGATCCATCATATTTAAAACTGGTTTACCATTAGCAGCAGACACTATTTTTTTTGAATTAGTTGCAATACATGAATTTCTTGCTAGTATCCCATCAATCATTCCTTCTAATCAACCAAAACTAGAATATTTCCCTTCAATTTTTAAAACTGGTTCATTTGAGTTTATAATGTCTCCATCTTTTAATGACCATATTTTTAAGTTTTTATAGTCTTTACATGCAAATTCTAATAGTTGAATAACTTCGCTTATACCGGATATTGTAATATTATTTTTTCTTTGAAAAAATTGCATAGTTACAACAGAATTAGGAAGTTCGTTTTCTATTATCAAACTTGTCTTTTTGAAATAATCAGCAATGTAATATCCATCTTTAATTTTTTTATCAAAATTTATTTTCTTCATAAATTATCCTTTGAACTCTTTACCTAGATTGATTTGATATTTTTCACTTAATTCAATTATTCCGTCTGAATTAAATTTGCCTTCTTCAATCCCTAATTCTTTAGCACTACATAGCATACCTTCAGAATCAAAACCTCTAAGTTTACCTTTAACGATTTGCACTCCGTTTGGCATTCAGCTTCCATCAGTGGCAACAACAACATAGATTCCCTCTCTAGCGTTTTTTGCTCCACATACAATTTTTAATACCTCTGATTTTATATCAACTTCACAAGCACTTAAATGTGTATCAGGAATTTTGTTACACTTAATAATTTTTCCTACAATGAATTGAGGCAAATTTTTAAGTACTATCACATCTTTTAACTCATAACTAATATACTCATAAATCTCAGGTTCATTTATAATAAAGTTTTTATTTATTTCTTTTTTAACATCAAAAATATTAATACCTACAATGTTGTTTTCATTTTTTAAAATAAGTACATTATTTATTTTTTCTGATGCTGTTATTGGTTTATTATTGAAAGCAAGCATTAAACAATTAAATTGCTTATTATAAAAGACTCCAAATTTTGTATTCATATGTTCACCCTCTATTTTAATAATTTTATTAATATTATATAATTAAGTTATTAAAAAAGCACTACAGGAGGTTAGATTATGAAAATAGCTATTTTAACTGACTCATCTTTTGATGGGAATTTAAAAAGTTTTAAAGATTTGTACCAAGCTCCTCTATTGATTGTTGAAGAAGATGGTACAACGCATTTTAGTGATGATAAGTTAGATGATAACTTTTTTTATGACTTATTAGATAAGCAGGTTTTAAAGACTGCACAAACCACACCAGGAGAAATGTTAAAAGTTTGAGATGAACTTTTAACTGAGTATGATCAAATAATTTTCTTGCCTTTATCAAAAGGATTAAGTGGTCAATTCAACACTTATAGAATGTTA is a genomic window containing:
- a CDS encoding nicotinate phosphoribosyltransferase, whose translation is MKKINFDKKIKDGYYIADYFKKTSLIIENELPNSVVTMQFFQRKNNITISGISEVIQLLEFACKDYKNLKIWSLKDGDIINSNEPVLKIEGKYSSFGWLEGMIDGILARNSCIATNSKKIVSAANGKPVLNMMDRADSYLTLANDGYSSWVGGIKLFVTEASLELIDDNTIPKPSGTMPHALIQAFDGDIIKATEAFYRNFPESNLLALIDYNNDCVRDAVKVANYFKEKLWAIRIDTSGNLIDKFLEENKSKYPVDANLYGVNEYLIKEVRNALDNSGNKHVKIIVSSGLTEEKIKEFEINHTPVDIYGVGGYLAKIDNNFTGDAVLINGKEQAKFGRKNMSSERLKKIK
- the ytpR gene encoding YtpR family tRNA-binding protein gives rise to the protein MNTKFGVFYNKQFNCLMLAFNNKPITASEKINNVLILKNENNIVGINIFDVKKEINKNFIINEPEIYEYISYELKDVIVLKNLPQFIVGKIIKCNKIPDTHLSACEVDIKSEVLKIVCGAKNAREGIYVVVATDGSWMPNGVQIVKGKLRGFDSEGMLCSAKELGIEEGKFNSDGIIELSEKYQINLGKEFKG